From the Oleiharenicola lentus genome, one window contains:
- a CDS encoding type II toxin-antitoxin system VapB family antitoxin, with protein sequence MTMHIDEDVLDRVMKVTGAKTKTEAVQIALTEMARRHKLKELFSQGLGMTPEQLKAEFAPTAADEFDRPLLNVAEPKTPYGESGSAR encoded by the coding sequence ATGACGATGCACATCGACGAGGACGTCTTGGACCGGGTCATGAAGGTGACCGGGGCCAAGACCAAGACCGAGGCGGTTCAGATCGCCCTCACCGAGATGGCCCGTCGGCACAAGCTGAAGGAGCTGTTCAGTCAGGGTCTCGGAATGACCCCGGAGCAACTCAAGGCCGAGTTCGCACCGACTGCGGCTGACGAATTCGACCGCCCCCTGCTCAACGTCGCGGAACCCAAGACTCCTTATGGCGAATCTGGTTCTGCCCGATAG
- a CDS encoding sodium-dependent transporter, producing the protein MSKTQEAWSSRLGVILAVAGSAVGLGNFLRFPGLATQYGGAAFMIAYFISLLLLGIPIGWAEWTMGRKGGLAGYHSSPGIFHAIIRHPAGKYLGLLGFIVPVMVYMYYVYIEAWCLGYALNAATGNLSLPGMNYSDFFATFTGTRQDGASIHFGLSDVGIFVVIVYALNFFFIYRGISKGVEFVCKWGMPLLILIALIILARVLTLGTPDPAKPDQNVINGLGFMWNPKEIATGLKNPQLWLAAAGQIFFSLSVGFGAIITYASYLKQKDDVVLSGLTAASANEFCEVALGGLITVPAAFVFFGTAGIVGMGTFGLGFNVLPHVFAQMAFGQFFATIFYLLLFLAAITSSLSMLQPGIAFFEEGLGLGRKAAMGVLGLLTALGTALVWWFSKDLKALDTIDFWIGTVGIFVCGTILIIVFGWVIGIDEGINEAHQGAEMRIPGFYKPIMKYITPLYLLAIFVMFLLANIFGWNFKFGPEAAFNPTSYVTDLVGDNPSGPARIAFGFIVITIIFVTFLVAQAGKRWEAAEKSNGGKKS; encoded by the coding sequence ATGTCAAAAACCCAAGAAGCCTGGAGTTCGCGCCTCGGCGTGATCCTGGCCGTTGCGGGAAGTGCCGTCGGTCTGGGCAACTTCCTGCGTTTTCCGGGCCTCGCCACCCAATACGGCGGCGCGGCGTTCATGATCGCCTACTTCATCTCGCTCCTGCTGCTCGGCATCCCGATCGGCTGGGCGGAATGGACGATGGGCCGCAAGGGCGGCCTCGCGGGCTACCACTCCTCGCCGGGCATTTTCCACGCCATCATTCGCCACCCGGCCGGCAAATACCTCGGCCTGCTGGGGTTCATCGTCCCGGTAATGGTCTACATGTATTACGTGTATATCGAGGCCTGGTGTCTCGGTTATGCGCTCAATGCCGCCACCGGCAATCTCAGCCTGCCGGGCATGAACTACAGCGACTTCTTCGCCACGTTCACCGGCACGCGTCAGGACGGCGCCTCGATCCATTTTGGCCTCAGTGACGTCGGCATCTTCGTGGTCATCGTCTATGCGCTGAACTTCTTCTTCATCTACCGGGGAATTTCCAAGGGCGTGGAGTTCGTCTGCAAGTGGGGCATGCCGCTGCTCATCCTGATCGCGCTCATCATCCTGGCCCGCGTGCTCACCCTCGGCACGCCCGACCCGGCCAAGCCCGACCAGAATGTGATCAACGGTCTCGGCTTCATGTGGAATCCCAAGGAGATCGCCACCGGCCTGAAGAATCCCCAGCTCTGGCTCGCCGCCGCCGGCCAGATCTTCTTCTCCCTCTCCGTCGGCTTCGGCGCCATCATCACCTACGCCAGCTACCTCAAGCAGAAGGACGACGTCGTGCTCAGCGGCCTGACCGCCGCCTCGGCCAACGAATTCTGCGAAGTGGCGCTCGGCGGCCTGATCACGGTGCCGGCGGCCTTCGTGTTCTTCGGCACGGCAGGCATCGTGGGCATGGGCACTTTCGGCCTCGGCTTCAATGTGCTGCCCCACGTCTTCGCGCAGATGGCCTTCGGCCAGTTCTTCGCCACCATCTTCTACCTGCTGCTCTTCCTCGCCGCCATCACCAGCTCGCTCTCCATGCTCCAACCGGGCATCGCCTTCTTCGAGGAGGGCCTTGGCCTCGGACGCAAGGCCGCCATGGGTGTGCTCGGCCTGCTGACCGCCCTCGGCACCGCCCTCGTGTGGTGGTTCTCCAAGGACCTGAAGGCCCTCGACACGATCGATTTCTGGATCGGCACCGTCGGCATCTTCGTCTGCGGGACCATCCTGATCATCGTCTTCGGTTGGGTGATAGGAATCGATGAAGGCATCAACGAGGCCCACCAGGGCGCCGAGATGCGCATCCCCGGCTTCTACAAACCCATCATGAAATACATCACCCCGCTCTACCTGCTGGCGATCTTCGTGATGTTCCTGCTCGCGAATATCTTCGGCTGGAACTTCAAGTTCGGCCCCGAAGCCGCGTTCAACCCGACCAGCTACGTCACGGATCTCGTCGGCGACAACCCGAGCGGCCCGGCCCGCATCGCCTTCGGCTTCATCGTCATCACCATCATCTTCGTCACCTTCCTCGTGGCCCAGGCGGGCAAACGCTGGGAAGCGGCGGAAAAATCCAACGGAGGAAAAAAATCATGA
- a CDS encoding M3 family metallopeptidase, whose amino-acid sequence MNKFRAFRAFTLVVSVFVSVLTAGAATPKTIAEFQAAAAKSGQSLTLPEYPLSPEQIKSQADQAIKRAETELGKLTAEDPTRLTFANTFVAYDAITARVGETYQIIATVAESALDQAMRDTANETTVRLQEWSVGLDYRQDIYQALKAVADAKPKLDAQSQRLVDEQMRAYRRAGLGLSPTERSEVERLRKVLAAMNTQFAININEARAPLDFTAEELAGVPQSFLDSPGVKQPDGRYRVMANITWHHQAIAESADNADVRRKVLTARYNLARDKNTPLLSKLVALRADIARRLGYASWADYQTETRMAKNGLTAAKFEADLVAGLQPKFDAEMEQLRQLKAAHTGKADAKLELSDIAYYTNRLKKEKYSVDTEALRVYFPYQATLEGMFAIYQKIFGLKFTEVQAPYTWAPGIQLYMVADADTGTPIGAFYLDMFPRDGKFNHFACFPQKVGGVMADGKYDLPVAALLCNFPAPSADKPSLLKHSDVETLFHEFGHVMHGMLSRSRFVAQTGFAVPQDFVEAPSQMLEYWVWDKAVLDTFAADYRDPSKKIPAATIDAMVAARQATQGYFTRRQLAIGSLDLALHTLTADEAWMADIVKIVNETTERVTIATPADTFWGAYIGHLAGYDAGYYSYMWAEVIAADMASVFKASPKGFLDEQVGRRLRNEIYGAGNTRDVADSVEVFLGRPRSMQPFLEDVGIKQ is encoded by the coding sequence TCACCCTCGTTGTCTCGGTTTTCGTGAGCGTGCTCACGGCCGGTGCGGCAACTCCCAAAACCATCGCCGAGTTTCAGGCCGCCGCGGCCAAGTCCGGCCAGTCGCTCACACTGCCGGAATACCCGCTCTCGCCGGAGCAAATCAAGTCGCAGGCCGACCAAGCCATCAAGCGGGCTGAAACCGAACTCGGCAAGCTGACCGCCGAGGATCCGACCAGGCTCACGTTCGCCAACACCTTCGTCGCCTACGACGCCATCACCGCCCGGGTCGGCGAAACCTACCAGATCATTGCCACCGTCGCCGAGTCGGCGCTCGACCAGGCCATGCGCGACACGGCCAACGAGACCACGGTCCGACTGCAGGAGTGGAGCGTGGGCCTCGACTACCGTCAGGACATCTACCAGGCGCTCAAGGCCGTGGCCGACGCGAAACCCAAGCTCGACGCCCAGTCCCAGCGGCTGGTGGACGAGCAGATGCGCGCCTACCGTCGTGCCGGACTCGGTCTCTCCCCCACCGAGCGGAGCGAGGTTGAGCGCCTCCGCAAGGTGCTCGCGGCGATGAACACCCAGTTCGCCATCAACATCAACGAGGCGCGCGCCCCGCTCGATTTCACCGCGGAGGAGCTGGCCGGTGTGCCGCAGAGCTTCCTCGACAGTCCCGGGGTGAAGCAGCCGGACGGCCGCTATCGCGTCATGGCCAACATCACCTGGCATCATCAGGCGATTGCGGAAAGCGCGGACAACGCCGACGTTCGCCGCAAGGTCCTGACGGCGCGCTACAACCTCGCCCGCGACAAGAACACGCCGTTGCTCAGCAAGCTGGTGGCGCTGCGCGCCGACATTGCCCGCCGCCTCGGTTATGCTTCGTGGGCCGATTACCAGACCGAGACGCGCATGGCCAAGAACGGCCTCACCGCCGCCAAGTTCGAGGCCGACCTGGTCGCCGGACTCCAGCCCAAGTTCGACGCCGAGATGGAGCAGTTGCGCCAGCTCAAGGCCGCCCACACCGGCAAGGCCGATGCCAAGCTCGAGCTGTCGGACATCGCCTACTACACCAACCGCCTCAAGAAGGAGAAATACTCCGTCGATACCGAGGCGCTGCGGGTGTATTTCCCCTATCAGGCGACGCTCGAGGGCATGTTCGCCATCTACCAGAAGATCTTTGGGCTGAAGTTCACCGAAGTGCAGGCACCCTACACGTGGGCGCCCGGCATCCAGCTTTACATGGTGGCCGACGCCGACACGGGCACGCCGATCGGGGCCTTCTACCTCGACATGTTCCCGCGCGACGGGAAGTTCAACCACTTTGCCTGCTTCCCGCAGAAGGTCGGCGGCGTGATGGCCGACGGCAAATACGACCTGCCGGTCGCGGCGCTGCTCTGCAATTTCCCCGCGCCCTCGGCCGACAAGCCGTCGCTGCTCAAGCACTCGGACGTGGAGACGCTCTTCCACGAGTTCGGCCATGTCATGCACGGTATGCTCAGCCGCTCGCGCTTCGTCGCGCAGACGGGCTTCGCCGTGCCGCAGGACTTCGTCGAGGCCCCGTCGCAGATGCTGGAATACTGGGTCTGGGACAAGGCGGTGCTCGACACCTTCGCCGCCGACTACCGCGATCCTTCCAAGAAAATTCCGGCGGCGACCATCGACGCGATGGTGGCGGCCCGGCAGGCGACCCAGGGTTATTTCACCCGGCGCCAGCTCGCGATCGGCTCGCTGGACCTCGCCCTGCACACCCTGACCGCCGACGAGGCCTGGATGGCTGACATCGTGAAGATTGTGAACGAGACCACCGAGCGGGTGACCATCGCCACCCCGGCCGATACGTTCTGGGGCGCCTACATCGGGCACCTCGCGGGCTACGATGCCGGCTATTACAGCTACATGTGGGCCGAGGTCATCGCGGCGGACATGGCCAGCGTCTTCAAGGCCTCGCCCAAGGGTTTCCTCGACGAGCAGGTCGGTCGCCGCCTGCGCAATGAAATCTACGGTGCCGGCAACACGCGTGACGTGGCCGACTCGGTCGAGGTGTTCCTCGGTCGTCCGCGTTCCATGCAGCCATTCCTGGAGGACGTCGGCATCAAGCAGTGA
- a CDS encoding PIN domain-containing protein, which produces MANLVLPDSSYFITRAREGVDPFQELRAHADGWEFATCGLVLMEVCRGRSDAHVYKRFRERFAVMIFVPATSSTWERATQLAWSLDRQGIVIPATDIFIAASALQVGAAVLTYDAHFRQIPELTVLECLE; this is translated from the coding sequence ATGGCGAATCTGGTTCTGCCCGATAGCAGTTACTTCATCACCCGTGCGCGCGAAGGCGTGGATCCTTTTCAGGAACTTCGCGCGCACGCAGATGGGTGGGAGTTTGCCACCTGCGGCCTGGTGCTCATGGAAGTATGCCGCGGTCGTAGCGATGCTCATGTCTACAAGCGCTTCCGGGAACGCTTCGCGGTGATGATCTTCGTGCCGGCAACCAGTTCGACCTGGGAAAGAGCCACCCAGCTGGCATGGAGCCTGGATCGTCAGGGCATCGTGATTCCGGCCACCGATATCTTCATCGCCGCCTCCGCGCTTCAGGTCGGCGCCGCCGTGCTGACCTACGACGCCCACTTCCGCCAGATACCCGAGCTCACCGTGCTGGAATGTCTGGAATAG
- a CDS encoding M3 family metallopeptidase, which yields MKHPLILCSALVVSTLVATVLSAAAAPTLADFQAQAARSKLRLELPDYPRTADEISNRTTAALAEADAALLGLASQDAGKASFASTFGAFEEITGRVSTWANHIGTLAESHPDKRLRDTARDAGQRIEAWGIALEYREDLYRALQRWADTKPALDAQQQRLVDFTLRDFRRAGLALPPAERQQVELLRKSLSELERQFDVNINEARAPLDFTAEELAGVPATLLNSPGVKQPDGRYRVMANITWHVAAVQDNADNAEVRRRVTVARGQLAREKNIPVLAKLVALRAEIARRLGYATWADFRTETRMTGSAAVALKFEEDLVKGLQPKFVEEVETLRQLKAAHTGQADARIEAWDTAYYTNKLRKEKYAVDTEALRVFFAYEPTLRGMFAIYEKVFALKFTQIEPPYVWAPGVQLWIAADAGSGEPIGAFYLDMFPREGKYNHFAHFRQNLGRTLPDGGYQLPVSVLLCNFSPPTADKPSLLSHDNVKTLFHEFGHVMHNLLGRARYSSFNYAGVPKDFIEAPSQMLENWVWNKAVLDTFAADYRDPSKKIPAETIEAMIRAREATEGVAYRRQLSLGLMDLGLHTLSPGDAWTTDVVELTNAVGARVSIPPAADTAFVAYFGHLTGYDGGYYGYLWSKVMAADMASVFEAAPNGYLDEKIGRRLRDEVYAAGHTRDVAESVEKFLGRPRSQKAFLQYVGIKE from the coding sequence ATGAAACACCCGCTTATCCTCTGCTCGGCCCTCGTCGTCAGCACGCTTGTCGCCACCGTGCTTTCAGCCGCCGCCGCGCCGACCTTGGCCGACTTCCAGGCCCAGGCGGCCCGCAGCAAGCTGCGTCTCGAGCTGCCCGATTATCCGCGCACCGCCGATGAAATCAGCAACCGCACGACCGCCGCCCTGGCAGAGGCTGATGCGGCCCTGCTTGGCCTCGCGTCGCAGGATGCGGGCAAGGCATCGTTTGCGAGCACCTTTGGCGCCTTTGAGGAAATCACCGGTCGCGTGAGCACCTGGGCCAACCACATCGGCACCTTGGCCGAGTCGCATCCGGACAAGCGCTTGCGCGATACCGCCCGTGACGCCGGGCAGCGCATCGAGGCCTGGGGCATCGCGCTGGAGTATCGCGAGGATCTTTACCGGGCGTTGCAGCGTTGGGCCGACACCAAGCCCGCGCTCGACGCCCAGCAGCAGCGGCTGGTCGATTTCACGCTGCGTGACTTTCGGCGGGCGGGTCTCGCCCTGCCGCCGGCCGAGCGGCAGCAGGTCGAGCTGTTGCGCAAGAGCCTGTCCGAGCTGGAGCGCCAGTTCGACGTGAACATCAACGAGGCGCGCGCGCCGCTCGACTTCACCGCGGAGGAGTTGGCCGGCGTGCCCGCCACGCTGCTGAACAGCCCCGGCGTGAAGCAACCCGACGGCCGCTACCGCGTGATGGCGAACATCACCTGGCATGTAGCCGCCGTGCAGGACAACGCCGACAACGCCGAGGTGCGCCGCCGGGTGACGGTGGCCCGCGGCCAGCTGGCCCGGGAGAAAAACATCCCGGTCCTGGCCAAGCTCGTCGCCCTGCGCGCCGAGATCGCCCGGCGGCTGGGTTACGCCACGTGGGCGGATTTCCGAACCGAGACCCGCATGACGGGCAGTGCGGCGGTGGCGCTCAAGTTCGAGGAGGATCTCGTCAAGGGCCTGCAGCCGAAGTTCGTGGAGGAGGTGGAAACCCTGCGTCAGCTCAAGGCCGCACACACCGGCCAGGCCGACGCCCGGATCGAGGCGTGGGACACGGCTTACTACACCAATAAGCTGCGGAAGGAAAAATACGCGGTCGATACCGAGGCGTTGCGCGTGTTCTTCGCCTACGAGCCCACGCTGCGCGGCATGTTTGCGATCTACGAGAAGGTGTTCGCACTGAAGTTCACCCAGATCGAACCGCCCTACGTTTGGGCGCCCGGCGTGCAGCTGTGGATCGCCGCCGATGCGGGCAGCGGTGAACCCATCGGCGCCTTCTACCTCGACATGTTTCCGCGGGAGGGGAAATACAACCACTTCGCCCACTTCCGGCAGAATCTGGGCCGGACGCTGCCCGATGGCGGTTATCAGCTCCCGGTCTCCGTGCTGCTGTGCAATTTTTCGCCGCCGACCGCGGACAAGCCCTCGCTGCTGTCCCACGACAACGTCAAAACCCTCTTCCACGAGTTCGGCCACGTGATGCACAACCTGCTCGGCCGGGCGCGGTACTCGAGTTTCAACTACGCCGGCGTGCCAAAGGATTTCATCGAGGCGCCTTCACAGATGCTGGAGAACTGGGTCTGGAACAAGGCCGTGCTCGACACGTTCGCCGCCGACTACCGCGATCCGTCGAAGAAAATCCCGGCCGAGACCATCGAAGCGATGATCCGCGCCCGCGAGGCCACCGAGGGCGTCGCCTATCGTCGCCAGCTCTCGCTTGGTCTCATGGATCTCGGACTGCACACCCTCTCACCGGGCGATGCCTGGACGACCGATGTGGTCGAGCTCACCAACGCGGTCGGCGCGCGTGTTTCGATCCCTCCCGCGGCCGACACCGCGTTCGTGGCCTACTTTGGCCATCTCACCGGCTACGACGGCGGTTATTATGGCTACCTGTGGTCCAAGGTCATGGCGGCCGACATGGCGAGTGTCTTCGAGGCGGCTCCGAACGGTTACCTCGATGAGAAAATCGGGCGCCGTCTGCGTGACGAGGTCTATGCGGCGGGCCACACCCGTGATGTTGCCGAATCCGTCGAAAAATTCCTCGGCCGTCCGCGCTCGCAGAAGGCCTTCCTCCAATACGTGGGCATCAAGGAGTAA
- the htpG gene encoding molecular chaperone HtpG translates to MSTTTPQKFEFQAEIKQLLDIVIHSLYTEKEIFVRELVSNASDALEKLRHTQLTEKEIHDDLPLEITITTDETAKTITIQDYGIGMTRAELVQNLGTIAHSGSKQFLKALGEGGAKNSNLIGQFGVGFYSAFMVAKSVKVYSHSWKKEEPGHVWTSDGSGSYTVEEAADQRRGCKIVIELKDDCDEFAKDWRIKEILTRYSAFVGFPITLNGKKFETVQALWLRSKNEIKDEEYTEFYKFQAHAHDEPMLRLHFSADAPLAINALLFVPSENTERYGFARLEPSVALHCRKVLIDAKPKDLLPEWLRFLKGVVDSEDLPLNISRETMQDKALIEKLNKVITKRFLKLLDEEATQRPDAYVKFYGEFGLFLKEGAALDFTHKDQLVKLLRFESSLTEKTKTTSLADYVSRMGAEQKEIYFLVGKDRTAIESGPYLEGFKARNLEVLFCYEPVDEYVFNNVREFDGKKIIAADHGDVKLADIPQQGEALSEAEVKDLTKWLKETLGEQVAEVKSSDRLVDSPALATNADKFMSAHMRRMMKAMNKDGADTPTKVDLEINPRHAVIKKLATMRTTDADKAELVAEQLLDNTLIAAGMMEDPSRMLARLNKLLESV, encoded by the coding sequence ATGTCCACCACCACTCCGCAAAAATTCGAGTTCCAGGCCGAGATCAAGCAGCTGCTCGATATCGTCATCCACTCGCTCTACACGGAGAAGGAAATCTTCGTCCGTGAACTGGTTTCCAACGCCTCCGACGCGCTGGAAAAGCTGCGCCACACGCAGCTGACCGAGAAGGAGATCCACGACGACCTGCCGCTCGAGATCACGATCACGACCGACGAGACGGCCAAGACCATCACCATCCAGGACTACGGCATCGGCATGACCCGCGCCGAGCTGGTCCAGAACCTCGGCACCATCGCCCACTCCGGCTCCAAGCAGTTCCTCAAGGCCCTCGGCGAGGGCGGCGCCAAGAACTCCAACCTCATCGGCCAGTTCGGCGTCGGCTTCTACTCGGCCTTCATGGTCGCCAAATCCGTGAAGGTTTACTCGCACTCCTGGAAGAAGGAAGAGCCCGGCCACGTCTGGACCAGCGACGGCTCCGGCAGCTACACCGTCGAGGAGGCCGCCGACCAGCGCCGCGGCTGCAAGATCGTCATCGAGCTCAAGGACGACTGCGACGAGTTCGCCAAGGACTGGCGCATCAAGGAAATCCTCACCCGCTACAGCGCCTTCGTGGGTTTCCCGATCACGCTCAACGGCAAGAAATTCGAGACCGTCCAGGCGCTCTGGCTCCGCAGCAAGAACGAGATCAAGGACGAGGAATACACCGAGTTCTACAAGTTCCAGGCCCACGCGCACGACGAGCCGATGCTGCGCCTGCACTTCTCGGCCGATGCCCCGCTCGCCATCAACGCCCTGCTCTTCGTCCCCTCCGAGAACACCGAGCGCTATGGCTTCGCCCGTCTCGAGCCGTCCGTCGCCCTGCACTGCCGCAAGGTGCTCATCGACGCCAAGCCCAAGGACCTGCTCCCCGAGTGGCTCCGCTTCCTCAAGGGTGTCGTGGACAGCGAGGACCTCCCGCTGAACATCTCGCGCGAGACGATGCAGGACAAGGCCCTCATCGAGAAGCTGAACAAGGTCATCACGAAACGCTTCCTGAAGTTGCTCGACGAGGAGGCCACGCAGCGCCCCGACGCCTACGTGAAGTTCTACGGCGAGTTCGGCCTGTTCCTCAAGGAGGGCGCCGCGCTCGACTTCACCCACAAGGACCAGCTCGTGAAGCTCCTCCGCTTCGAGTCCTCGCTCACCGAAAAAACCAAGACGACCTCCCTCGCCGACTACGTCTCCCGCATGGGTGCCGAGCAGAAGGAAATTTATTTCCTCGTCGGCAAGGACCGCACCGCCATCGAGAGCGGCCCCTACCTCGAGGGCTTCAAGGCGCGCAACCTCGAGGTGCTCTTCTGCTACGAGCCGGTGGATGAATACGTCTTCAACAACGTCCGCGAGTTCGACGGCAAGAAGATCATCGCCGCCGACCACGGCGACGTGAAGCTCGCCGACATCCCGCAGCAGGGCGAGGCGCTGAGCGAGGCCGAGGTCAAGGACCTCACCAAGTGGCTCAAGGAAACCCTGGGGGAGCAGGTCGCCGAGGTGAAGAGTTCCGACCGCCTCGTGGACTCCCCCGCCCTCGCGACCAATGCCGACAAGTTCATGTCCGCCCACATGCGTCGCATGATGAAGGCCATGAACAAGGATGGTGCGGACACCCCGACCAAGGTGGACCTCGAGATCAACCCCCGCCATGCCGTGATCAAGAAGCTCGCCACCATGCGCACCACCGACGCCGACAAGGCCGAGCTGGTCGCGGAGCAGCTCCTCGACAACACCTTGATCGCCGCCGGCATGATGGAAGACCCGAGCCGCATGCTCGCCCGTCTTAACAAGCTGCTGGAAAGCGTTTAA
- a CDS encoding M28 family peptidase, giving the protein MCPAARFAAIFVLLNTAALSAANEVTATRIRAHTTFLADDLLEGRGAGTRGHELAARYVASQLARLGIEPGADGGIYEQPVKLVESASNYAAARLVVRAGDKEDALTPVNDMMVTIAPGQTADAITATAVFVGFGIRAPDLQHDDFAGVDLQGKIAVILSGAPQRFPSEQRAHHGNSEQKRTLLVQHGAIGVVTIMTPWDEVRRPWAMTVALSRFPSMRLVDDAGGLVNGFPQLRVLGSVGNAAAGRVLIGAPKTLSEIFAAAERGEPQNFPLGVTITLAGEATLRRVESLNVLGRLPGTDPELAGQPLVITGHLDHLGIGTAVNGDTIYNGAVDNALGIGVLLQVAEELATGPRPRRPVLFAAVTGEEKGLLGSHRLATHPPAWVQRCAASLNIDMPLLSAPARDLIAYGYRNSTLGAVLEKVAGRHGMVVSPDPAPEEVRFVRSDQYSFVLTGVPAMKVDPGKQAVDPAVDLVAAEVDYRKNHYHKPSDELDRPIDWTAAARYTALMADLARTIANEPSAPAWLPGDFFGELFGPKK; this is encoded by the coding sequence ATGTGTCCTGCAGCTCGCTTTGCCGCCATTTTTGTCCTCCTGAACACTGCCGCCCTTTCCGCGGCGAATGAGGTCACCGCCACGCGCATCCGCGCGCACACCACTTTCCTCGCTGATGATCTGCTGGAAGGCCGGGGCGCCGGCACACGCGGTCACGAACTGGCGGCGCGCTACGTGGCCAGCCAGCTCGCCCGCCTCGGAATCGAGCCCGGCGCCGACGGCGGCATCTATGAACAACCGGTCAAGCTGGTCGAGTCCGCCAGCAATTACGCGGCCGCCCGCCTGGTGGTGCGCGCTGGCGACAAGGAAGACGCGCTCACGCCGGTGAATGACATGATGGTCACAATCGCCCCCGGACAGACGGCCGACGCCATCACCGCGACCGCGGTCTTTGTCGGCTTTGGCATCCGGGCCCCCGATCTCCAGCACGATGATTTCGCCGGCGTGGACCTCCAAGGGAAGATCGCCGTCATTCTCTCGGGCGCGCCGCAACGTTTCCCCAGCGAACAGCGCGCGCACCACGGCAACAGCGAGCAAAAGCGCACCCTGCTCGTCCAACACGGGGCGATCGGCGTGGTCACGATCATGACGCCCTGGGACGAGGTCCGCCGCCCCTGGGCCATGACCGTGGCGCTGAGTCGGTTTCCCAGCATGCGGTTGGTGGATGACGCGGGCGGTCTGGTGAACGGTTTCCCGCAACTGCGCGTGCTCGGCTCCGTGGGCAACGCCGCCGCCGGACGAGTCCTGATCGGCGCACCCAAAACACTCTCAGAAATCTTCGCCGCCGCCGAGCGCGGCGAACCGCAGAACTTCCCTCTCGGCGTCACGATCACCCTCGCCGGCGAAGCCACCCTCCGGCGCGTCGAATCGCTCAACGTGCTCGGCCGCCTGCCGGGCACCGACCCTGAGCTGGCCGGCCAGCCGCTCGTGATCACCGGGCACCTGGATCATCTCGGGATTGGCACTGCCGTGAATGGCGACACGATTTACAATGGCGCCGTGGACAACGCCCTGGGCATCGGCGTGCTGCTCCAAGTTGCGGAGGAACTCGCCACCGGCCCGCGTCCGCGCCGCCCCGTGCTCTTTGCCGCGGTCACCGGCGAGGAGAAGGGCCTGCTCGGCTCGCACCGCCTCGCGACCCATCCGCCCGCCTGGGTGCAACGCTGCGCCGCCAGCCTGAACATCGACATGCCTCTCCTGAGTGCTCCCGCCCGCGACCTGATTGCTTACGGTTACAGAAACTCCACCCTTGGCGCGGTCCTGGAAAAGGTCGCCGGCCGGCACGGGATGGTTGTCAGTCCCGATCCCGCCCCGGAGGAAGTCCGTTTTGTGCGCAGCGACCAGTATTCCTTCGTGCTCACCGGAGTCCCCGCCATGAAGGTCGATCCGGGTAAGCAAGCCGTGGATCCCGCTGTGGACCTCGTGGCCGCCGAGGTGGATTACCGGAAGAATCACTATCACAAGCCGTCCGATGAACTGGACCGGCCCATCGACTGGACGGCGGCCGCCCGCTACACCGCGCTGATGGCCGATCTTGCCCGCACCATTGCGAACGAACCCTCGGCACCCGCGTGGCTGCCCGGGGATTTCTTTGGCGAACTCTTCGGTCCCAAAAAATAA